In Halovivax gelatinilyticus, the following are encoded in one genomic region:
- a CDS encoding glycosyltransferase family 4 protein: MKRENENTHICFVTPYGYSHLNPGSANSAGGAERQQYLIGKELVRRGYKVSFIVINQNGPEFEKIDGINVWKSLPMIRYNYKKDMVKFPYFLYKLIKRIYLIDADVYYSRANPPLSALVGSACKILRKKYIYSIGNDSDVNSEMVRNYSKTIRVMYLRSMKSADMIIAQTSRQKKLLRQNFGLQSKVVPNGYSLPDRSELLDFADRDHILWVGTIEKEQKKPERFLRLAEKIEEGNFVMVGSGKNPEYVQEVQSRAQEIPNLTYKGFVPPDEIHECYRTSVLVVNTSDYEGFPNVFLEAWRYSVPVLSLHHTLDGILVNEIGGIHAGSFEALVESVRDLWKNRAKAAKLGEGGRDHMVENYDMDNIIDEYCCIL; encoded by the coding sequence ATGAAAAGAGAAAACGAAAATACGCATATTTGTTTTGTTACTCCATACGGTTATAGTCATTTGAATCCAGGTAGCGCCAATTCTGCCGGAGGAGCGGAACGACAACAATATCTTATCGGGAAAGAACTAGTTCGTCGGGGTTATAAAGTTTCCTTCATCGTAATTAATCAGAATGGGCCAGAATTTGAAAAGATAGATGGAATAAACGTGTGGAAGTCGCTACCGATGATTCGATATAACTACAAAAAAGATATGGTCAAATTCCCCTACTTCTTATATAAGCTTATAAAACGTATCTATCTCATTGATGCTGATGTGTATTATTCACGGGCAAATCCGCCATTAAGTGCACTAGTAGGTTCTGCCTGTAAAATTCTTAGGAAAAAATACATATATTCAATAGGTAATGATAGTGATGTGAATTCTGAAATGGTTCGAAATTACAGTAAAACAATTAGAGTGATGTATTTGAGATCCATGAAAAGTGCAGATATGATTATAGCCCAAACATCCCGACAGAAGAAATTATTAAGACAGAATTTTGGGCTGCAATCAAAAGTTGTACCTAATGGCTATAGCCTTCCAGATAGGAGTGAACTTCTCGATTTTGCCGACAGAGACCATATATTATGGGTAGGCACAATAGAGAAAGAGCAGAAGAAGCCTGAAAGGTTCCTAAGACTCGCTGAAAAAATAGAAGAAGGAAATTTTGTCATGGTTGGATCAGGTAAGAACCCCGAATACGTACAGGAGGTCCAATCAAGGGCTCAGGAGATCCCCAACCTTACCTATAAGGGCTTCGTACCACCAGATGAAATTCATGAATGTTATCGAACTTCCGTCCTTGTTGTTAATACATCCGATTATGAGGGATTTCCTAATGTTTTTCTAGAGGCTTGGAGATACAGTGTCCCAGTGCTATCATTGCATCATACATTAGATGGTATATTAGTTAATGAAATAGGTGGTATTCATGCTGGTTCATTTGAGGCACTAGTTGAGAGTGTAAGGGACCTATGGAAAAATCGAGCTAAGGCAGCGAAATTAGGTGAAGGAGGGAGAGACCACATGGTGGAAAATTATGATATGGACAATATTATCGACGAGTATTGTTGCATTTTATAA
- a CDS encoding polysaccharide deacetylase family protein has translation MGTVIISLDSELAWGFHDQKDLPQQRIDNARDAWSRIVDLFESYDIPATWAVVGHLFLDECDGEHLDHPTPDGWFDRDPSGTINDNPDWFGTDLVAKLLESDVEHEIGSHSFSHVEFGSERTTREIAAGELSASRDAMARWDCRPSSFVYPRNNVGYVDMLQEFGFFCYRGTQPPNSEGGLLPLPLQRLLRLGFGRTAPPIVTPKVTADGVVNIPASFYLYTFENEQGAVSKRVIQALSQLAFRFLPYNPHLRQVRLGLEEVASKPNSVFHIWLHPNNVISDEDANRLETVLEQIDMYREERDVAVKTMGEIAAEELACHE, from the coding sequence ATGGGCACAGTAATTATCTCTCTTGATTCGGAACTCGCGTGGGGGTTTCACGATCAGAAAGACCTCCCTCAACAGCGTATCGACAATGCTAGAGATGCCTGGAGTCGGATTGTTGATCTTTTCGAGTCCTACGACATACCGGCAACATGGGCCGTCGTTGGCCACCTGTTTCTAGACGAATGCGATGGAGAGCACCTTGACCACCCAACCCCTGACGGATGGTTCGATCGAGATCCAAGTGGCACAATTAACGATAACCCGGACTGGTTCGGAACAGATCTGGTGGCCAAACTTCTCGAAAGTGACGTTGAACACGAGATCGGATCACACTCGTTTTCCCACGTCGAATTCGGCTCGGAGAGAACCACGCGCGAGATCGCTGCCGGCGAGCTTTCTGCGAGCCGGGATGCGATGGCCAGATGGGATTGTCGCCCCAGTTCATTCGTATATCCACGGAATAATGTGGGATATGTAGATATGCTCCAAGAGTTCGGGTTTTTTTGTTACAGAGGAACACAACCTCCAAATTCGGAAGGTGGCCTGCTACCCCTTCCCCTGCAGCGTCTGCTTCGCCTGGGTTTTGGGCGAACAGCGCCACCAATAGTCACACCAAAAGTCACGGCGGACGGTGTCGTCAATATACCTGCATCGTTTTATCTATACACCTTCGAGAATGAACAGGGGGCAGTCTCGAAGCGAGTCATACAAGCCCTCTCGCAGTTGGCGTTCAGATTCTTGCCCTACAATCCACATCTTCGACAGGTTAGACTTGGACTTGAGGAGGTGGCCTCCAAGCCAAATTCAGTCTTCCATATATGGCTACATCCGAACAACGTAATCTCGGACGAGGACGCCAACCGTTTGGAAACAGTTCTAGAACAAATCGATATGTATCGGGAAGAACGAGACGTTGCAGTGAAAACAATGGGTGAAATCGCAGCCGAGGAATTAGCTTGTCATGAGTAA
- a CDS encoding GNAT family N-acetyltransferase, with translation MSNQYKIRWFEDGDIKAFLELYKSVLGRAKTKEWFSWKYIDNPYTNHVPIVVAEKERELVGARGFMALPMRYGSADYIAYQPCDTMVQHDHRQRGLFTKMTEMAIDRYEDGDVDFFFNFPNDISLKANSKLGWKVVGETPEYYRIENPRRLVSSYSKNRFLKAVAFGIDPLYRGYLSAKDFNAISSEPDLIEHHQNTDLAIENLADFYDQGTIERFHAARDTKFYEWRLANPDWQYEIFTVHNKDKPQGAAVIGHRRELNVQTVSIVDFLPLQPKVEPIVCRSLLETIQSRYTEIDMVIAPCSIFSNKILKRFGFLSKSMFPMNRFVSSTSLVARTLSDDRIVDENDLRNPDEWMLTLIELDTS, from the coding sequence ATGAGTAACCAGTATAAGATTCGTTGGTTCGAAGATGGAGATATAAAGGCATTTCTCGAGTTATATAAGTCCGTTTTGGGACGGGCCAAGACCAAAGAATGGTTCAGCTGGAAGTATATTGACAATCCGTATACTAACCACGTTCCGATCGTCGTCGCAGAAAAAGAGAGAGAACTAGTAGGCGCTCGTGGGTTCATGGCACTTCCAATGAGATATGGATCGGCTGATTATATTGCCTACCAGCCCTGTGACACAATGGTCCAACATGACCATCGCCAGCGTGGGCTGTTTACTAAAATGACAGAAATGGCGATAGATCGATACGAAGACGGTGACGTGGATTTCTTCTTCAATTTTCCCAACGACATATCGTTAAAGGCTAACTCAAAGCTCGGGTGGAAAGTTGTGGGGGAAACGCCAGAGTATTATCGTATTGAAAACCCAAGGAGGTTGGTCTCATCATACTCAAAAAACCGTTTTCTCAAAGCAGTCGCATTCGGCATAGACCCTCTTTACAGAGGATACCTTTCGGCAAAGGATTTTAACGCAATTAGTTCAGAACCCGATTTAATAGAACATCATCAGAACACGGACCTCGCAATTGAGAATTTGGCCGATTTCTATGATCAGGGTACGATTGAACGGTTCCATGCCGCCCGTGATACAAAATTTTACGAGTGGCGGTTAGCCAATCCAGATTGGCAGTATGAAATTTTTACAGTTCATAATAAAGACAAACCTCAAGGAGCAGCAGTTATAGGACATCGACGAGAACTCAACGTACAGACGGTGAGTATAGTAGACTTTCTACCATTACAACCAAAAGTAGAGCCCATAGTATGCCGATCCCTCCTCGAAACTATCCAGTCACGTTATACTGAAATAGACATGGTTATCGCTCCATGTTCAATCTTTTCTAATAAGATTTTGAAGAGATTTGGGTTTCTGAGTAAATCCATGTTCCCAATGAATCGCTTTGTCTCATCAACGTCCTTGGTTGCTCGTACACTCTCAGACGATCGGATAGTGGATGAGAACGACCTCCGCAATCCAGATGAGTGGATGTTAACACTTATTGAGCTTGACACTAGTTAG